The proteins below come from a single Acaryochloris sp. CCMEE 5410 genomic window:
- a CDS encoding IS630 family transposase encodes MERRYPNAQVEVWSLDEHRLGLKPIIRKIWAPVGQRPIAEVDHRYEWTYLYGFVHPATGNTEWFILPRVNGEWFNQALQSFAQQVGAGKHKQILLVLDGAGWHTCKNRVVPPGIHLKVLPPYSPELQPAERLWRLADEPLANRCFETLEDLEDVLEQRCRTLMTMQSDIQALTHYHWWPA; translated from the coding sequence TTGGAGCGACGCTACCCTAATGCTCAGGTCGAAGTTTGGTCCTTGGATGAACATCGTTTAGGCCTTAAACCCATTATTCGAAAGATTTGGGCGCCTGTGGGTCAGCGTCCAATTGCTGAGGTGGACCATCGCTATGAATGGACCTATCTGTATGGATTCGTTCATCCCGCAACTGGCAATACCGAATGGTTCATTCTGCCTCGGGTCAATGGAGAATGGTTTAATCAAGCCCTACAAAGCTTTGCTCAGCAAGTTGGAGCGGGAAAGCACAAACAGATTCTTCTCGTTCTGGATGGAGCCGGATGGCATACCTGTAAGAATCGGGTGGTGCCACCTGGCATTCATCTGAAGGTTTTACCCCCCTATTCTCCAGAACTACAGCCCGCTGAACGGTTGTGGCGGCTAGCGGATGAACCACTGGCCAATCGGTGTTTTGAGACCCTGGAAGACCTCGAAGATGTTCTCGAACAGCGCTGTCGAACTTTAATGACAATGCAATCAGACATTCAAGCTCTCACTCACTACCATTGGTGGCCAGCTTGA
- a CDS encoding GNAT family N-acetyltransferase, giving the protein MDLIYIAEPLRSSGYGPKLLTFLEGQSQSNDLFTSTNTSNSHMQHVLEKLGYERSGVIHNLDPGDPEIVYVKRLVRA; this is encoded by the coding sequence ATTGATCTCATCTACATCGCAGAACCGCTGCGCTCATCCGGGTACGGACCCAAATTGTTAACCTTCCTTGAAGGCCAATCGCAATCGAACGATCTATTCACCTCGACCAACACATCCAACTCGCACATGCAGCATGTCCTTGAGAAACTAGGTTACGAACGCTCAGGAGTCATCCATAATCTTGATCCAGGCGACCCAGAGATCGTGTATGTCAAACGTTTGGTGCGCGCCTAA
- a CDS encoding Mo-dependent nitrogenase C-terminal domain-containing protein — translation MYFQSHKLFQLALLGKFNPAEGEVIMLRFQLLSYLANQCSKDINRYIY, via the coding sequence ATCTATTTCCAGAGCCATAAATTATTCCAGCTTGCCTTACTCGGCAAGTTCAACCCAGCTGAGGGTGAAGTAATTATGTTGAGATTCCAACTACTTTCCTATTTAGCCAATCAGTGTAGCAAGGATATTAATCGATACATCTACTAA
- a CDS encoding ISAs1 family transposase (programmed frameshift), with protein MSHLIDTLKQVPDFRSAHGRIHPLWLLLLLMVMGMLAGYQGYRPLETFVSDYRQPLSELLGLESLEVPSHCTFRRVMKGLDFQALSHQFEAWMLSKAQTHSPDNYAASIDGKRIRQGLTDAKGKQRFVGLVSLFAVEAGITLKLEALTQEDNSEIKVVQALLETLQLDGLLITMDALHAQKTLEKIVASGNDYLVAVKSNQGRLYDHLQTYFECLKPMAEHIHSAQSRGRDEHRCIQVYEPVGIALQEWEAIRSVLCVQRWGTRKGKEYHNTAYYISSAATSPQHWQSLVREHWGIENRLHWPKDVGFGEDDYRLEDEQALLNWSVLRTIGINILRLNDYQSLKTAMTKLANRVDIIFSLLT; from the exons ATGAGCCATCTAATCGATACTTTGAAGCAAGTCCCGGATTTCCGCAGTGCCCATGGCCGTATTCATCCGTTATGGCTGCTGTTGCTATTGATGGTGATGGGCATGCTTGCTGGATATCAAGGGTACCGTCCGTTAGAAACCTTTGTGAGCGATTATCGCCAGCCTTTAAGTGAGCTATTGGGGCTTGAGAGCCTCGAAGTTCCGTCTCACTGTACCTTTCGTCGAGTGATGAAGGGGCTTGACTTCCAAGCGTTGAGCCACCAATTTGAAGCATGGATGCTCTCGAAAGCCCAGACTCACTCTCCCGATAATTATGCAGCCTCCATTGATGGCAAACGGATTCGTCAGGGGCTGACAGATGCCAAGGGGAAGCAGCGTTTTGTAGGGTTGGTGAGTTTATTTGCGGTGGAAGCAGGCATCACCCTCAAGCTCGAAGCCCTCACTCAGGAGGATAATAGCGAAATCAAAGTCGTGCAGGCACTGTTGGAAACCCTTCAACTCGATGGCTTGCTGATTACCATGGATGCCTTACACGCCCAAAAAACACTTGAGAAGATTGTGGCCTCGGGTAACGACTATCTTGTGGCGGTCAAATCCAATCAGGGAAGACTTTACGACCACCTCCAGACTTACTTTGAGTGTCTTAAACCCATGGCTGAGCACATCCACTCCGCCCAAAGTAGAGGACGAGATGAACATCGGTGTATACAGGTTTATGAGCCTGTCGGCATAGCCTTACAGGAATGGGAGGCAATTCGCTCTGTGCTTTGTGTCCAACGATGGGGCACTCGCAAAGGAAAGGAGTATCACAATACGGCCTATTACATCAGTTCAGCTGCCACCTCACCCCAGCATTGGCAATCTCTGGTCCGAGAACATTGGGGCATTGAAAATCGGTTGCATTGGCCGAAGGATGTTG GTTTTGGCGAAGATGATTATCGACTCGAAGATGAACAAGCACTGCTCAATTGGTCAGTGCTTAGAACTATTGGGATTAATATCCTGCGGCTAAACGACTATCAATCCCTCAAAACCGCGATGACTAAGCTGGCTAATCGGGTCGATATTATTTTTTCGCTGCTAACTTAA